CGGTCGTACAGTGAACGTCCAGAATAGCTTGGCTTTTTGTGTCGACGAGAGCTGTCGCTTTGAGCGTCTGTACTCGGTAATTCGTCCGACGGCAGTAATGTTTGCTAGCGTTTTCGCGGTCGAAGAATGTCGCGTCAATGGCGGCGTGACCGGATGGCTCGTGCTCCTGCGCCGACAGGCGCAGCAGCACTCGCCAGAGCGCTGTCTTGATTCTATCAAACCACTTGACTAGCGTGGAGTGGTCGGGGAGATCGGCCGGTTTGAGGCCGATCTCCCCGAGTATTTGTGGCATCTCACTCAGCAAATCGAGTGCTTCTCGGTAGGATTTCTCCAGGTAAACCCGCAGACAGTGCAGCGACACCACCGCATACTCGGCGAAGCCGCCACCCCCTTCGGGGGCGGCGACTTCGCCTCGCTCACCAACAGCATTTTTAGCTAACTGGACCGCTTTGTTTGTGAAGCGGGAGATCTTCGACATAGAGCATCGGCGGTTTCCCGCTTCATTCCACTAGTTCTAACGGTCGAAGCCGACGCTGTCCAGCGATTCACCAGAGCCAATATATCTTATCTCTCTAAGACAGAATTGTCTAAAAACGAAGAGGCGGCGTGGGAATCTGCTGATAAAGAAGACCTCGAAGAAGTCAAAGAGTGGGTTGATAAGAATAAATCTTATCGCACCTTAGAATATTTTGAACACTGGGTTGGCCCAATTGAAGGCGATATCCTCGAACTTGGCGCTGGACATTGTTGGCTATCTGGTTACTTATCTCAAATGGATAAAGTAGACCGTGTTTGTGCTGTTGAACTGTCTGAAAGTTGGCTACGCTCTGTGGCACCACCGGTACTTGAGTACGTCAACGCAGATCTTGATTTAATCGATTTTTATATCGGCGATTTCCTAAATTTAGAAGCATTTGGAGACAACGAATTTGATATAGTGGTGTTTGATTCAGCATTTCATCACACGTACCACCCAATCGAGTTACTTCACGAGGTATCGCGAGTCGTGAAAGATGATGGTTATGTCCTGCTTCAACGTGAACCAACGCTTTACCCCCCCTTGAGTCCAAACCGATTACTAGGACCGTGGTCAATCACGCTGGATAACAACATTCCTCGTGAGGAACGGCAGGCGGAGACGCCGGAACAAAACGAATTGATCTATTCAGTGGAAGAATACGAATTATTCGCGCATATGTCGGGTCTCAAATTAGAAATATATCCTCAACTCCACGACTCAGCATCGCTCAGATCTTTGCGCCGCCCTCTTATTGAGTATTTAGGGAAACAGCCGCAGAACATTAAAAAATTAATTGGTATGCGTATGCATACCCGTTGGTTCATAGTACTTCAATCAAAAGACTTGCCACTGGACGACCACGTTTAGTTAAGCAAATTAAGCCAGTTTGCATATCTGTCTATGCTGACTTCGACCGTTTCACGCTCAGCGTGAGTGAAATTGTTTGAGAACGAAAGTTACCGTCGTTTTATTTACTGACAATACATTTGATGACATTCCAATATCTATACTTTCTTTGCCGGAATAAAAGACCATGATGGCCGAGCACAATTCGAAATTGCCAGCTATATTAACAATAAACGGTGCGTTTTCAACAGTTCTCTACCTCGATTTCAGTTGAATTACGTACAATCTTATTCGATGTTTCTATAGAACTCAACAAATGATACAGCTCTCAAACAGGTGGCACTGTCTAGTTCTGGATTCTCTCAGCCGGCGTTTCCCCATCGAGCGCTTGGTTCGGTCGTTCGTGGTTGTAGTGGTGTCTGAAGGGTTGTAACTACTGT
This genomic window from Haloarcula rubripromontorii contains:
- a CDS encoding class I SAM-dependent methyltransferase — protein: MSKNEEAAWESADKEDLEEVKEWVDKNKSYRTLEYFEHWVGPIEGDILELGAGHCWLSGYLSQMDKVDRVCAVELSESWLRSVAPPVLEYVNADLDLIDFYIGDFLNLEAFGDNEFDIVVFDSAFHHTYHPIELLHEVSRVVKDDGYVLLQREPTLYPPLSPNRLLGPWSITLDNNIPREERQAETPEQNELIYSVEEYELFAHMSGLKLEIYPQLHDSASLRSLRRPLIEYLGKQPQNIKKLIGMRMHTRWFIVLQSKDLPLDDHV